A stretch of DNA from Halictus rubicundus isolate RS-2024b chromosome 13, iyHalRubi1_principal, whole genome shotgun sequence:
CTCCTTTAAAACTCCAAAAGTTTGCATGGACAATTCCCGTGTTGGAGATATGATAATACAGCCCGTGCCTGTAAATGTTCAATGCATTCAAATAAACCGAAAACAATTACAGTTGTCTCCATTGTTCACATACCATTACGAGGCATAAATTTCAGTTTATAAATCAGCTCGATAGCTGGTATTAAAAATGCCAGAGTCTTTCCCGATCCTGTTTTAGCAGCACCCACTAAATCCCTGCCTTCCAATAACGGTGGTATCGCTTTCGCTTGAATCTCAGTCATGTTTGAGAAACCCATTTCTTGGATTGCTTTCAAAGTGTTCTCGCACACAGATTTTTTTAATACACTGAAACTTGTGTCGTTCGTTACCTCCAATCCTAATGCCGATCCAGGCACTGATAGTGAACAAAAATGAATTAAGTATATGCACAATATTACACTATTTAACTAACGACTAATTGCATTAAACCTACAATCTACAGTgtctgtatttatattttcatcgtCTGTGCTTGGTGGCGCATTGTCTTTCGCTTCCTTCCTCTTCTCTGAAATAGAATTGTGTACGCAATTGTTAAAAACATCCATCGATTATTAGGTATAAGTGATCCACTGTTATCACTTACTATTTCTTGGAGCATCATTTGTGGAAGGTTGTTCGAATCCATTCGAAAATTTCGTATCGTCTTCCGCGTTATTTTGAACTTCGCTTTCGTCTTCTGTCAACGCATAATCAGATATTAATTGAAATTCCTTTAACGAATCATTCGATAGAACAAAAAGTCAACTACGAAATTTCTGTTTACCATTTTGGGCTTGTACTTCTCGATCTTTCAGTATCTGCAGTTTCCTCTTCTCCCTTTTCTTGATCTTTCGCATCAGAACTTTTTCAGGCACagacatatttatattttatagaagAAAATGTAATTATTCGAAGAGATTCAACAGCAAGTTTTAACAATACACGTTTCACCTTTCATCCATGTGGTACAGTGGCCTAACCTCAATATACAAAGCAACAAGATGGTATACAACTACACCATCAGATGGGGTTCCGTGTCAAACGACCTGAAATACCGACAGAAAATCACAGATTTTttaagcttctcgtggatctagttgcaacatttatcgttcgtcagtgtagagggcgtaagaaatctagttggtgttaacgatgtcggtatttcagatcgtgggACACTGATaatgatataaaaaaaatggtGGTTACTTCAAATAATGTACACGAGTACGTTGGTAACAACATTGCAGCTTTTATTTCTaacaaaacttaaaaatttttaaaagaatacaACTAAAAGAATCGGCACTTTCAATAAaatgtaacatatatatttacaAAGACATGATAATTAGTTAATtgttatattgaaaatattacattttgGTACTATTATAGTCAATATTTTTACACAAGAAGAACGTTTAGTCATAATCGAAAGACTTTCCTTCAAGTATTCCCATTTCTATAAAATTTATGTTTTTCGCAACTTCAACGTCAATGTACCACGTCCTCCCCTTATCAGATCAACTTAATCTTTTGCAGGAATTGTTTTCTTACTAAATGACACAATTTTAGGGGGAGGCGTGAAAAAAATCACGCAAAAAAATTTCACCAGGTATagctaaggtccaccctagtgtACATGCACTATGCATTGAAATCGAGGCCACAATTAAAGCCTTGAGGATCGAAGTGAAAGGAACTTCGGATAATGTGTCCGGTATGTTGACGCTGCATTCTCAGTCTTGTTAGGAACGTTACAGAAGTTTTTCCTAGTCGAGTACAATAAAATCCTCGTATTTCAAGTAAGCATTATATATAAAGTTTCTATTGTATTCGATTTAAAACTAACGCATATTCTAATTTTAACTTACAACAGATGAAGCTTTATGCCGTTTCCGATGGACCACCGTCCCTAGCATGTCGCCAAGCATTGAAAGCTCTGGGCATCGATTATGAATTGGTGGACGTTGATTTCGGCAAAGGCGAACACATGACGAAGGAATACGAGAAAGTATGTCTATCGTACGATTCAAAATCTCCAgcttaattattaatttataattattaataattaattatatctGTGATTCTTTTACAGTTAAATCCACAAAAGGAAATACCTGTTTTGGTAGACGGTGACTTGGTAATGGGAGAAAGGTACTTTTCTGTAGAGTATATGCTACTCAATTGACAcagaaattgtataaaattatcAGTAAGATAATCAGGAAATATTGGTaatagattattttataaaattgttgaGAGTAGTTCCCCAATTTATTTTCATGTCATATTATTTAAAACTGTGGTTTTTTTTATGTTGGAGatcatttttgagaaaattgtttatttctcTGATACTCGACACGTCCAAATTAATGTTATGCAATTTCTTTTTGCATGTACGCATCAGCAATGCTATTTTGCAATATCTGGGAGACAAGTACGATAAAGATGGTAAACTGTACCCAAAGGATGCAAAGGCAAGAGCAATTGTCAATCATCGTTTGTGCTTCAATCTGGCCATGTATTATCGCAACATTTCCGAATACGTGGTACGTGCCTGGAATAAACATAaacgaatataaataaatatgcacTAATTCAAGGCCCGGTTTATTGCACGGGGAAAACTTGAAAAAAGGAATTAAGAACAAAAAATCACACCGGTTCGAAGTTTGACAATTTTTCGGTGAAAATTCACCGAGTAGTTTATCTTGCgcaaatattattgttattaaacaTTGTTCGCAGATGGCTCCCATATTTTTCGATTACGAAAGAACTCCCTTGGGACTGAAGAAAATTACGATCGCTTTAGACGCTTTCGAGACGTATCTGAAACGTGAGAATTTCGAATATGCTGCAGGAAGTGAGTACCTCTAGTTACATCAACTTCTGTCTACTGACTATTACTTATAAGTCGATTATATATGAACAAATAATTCTTTTGACAGACACATTGACTATCGCCGATTTCCCGCTGATCACCGCCACCCTGTGTCTCGAAGCAATCGATTTCAAATTGGACCAATGGCCACACATACAGAAATGGTAcaacaattttaaaagaaaatatccGGAGTTATGGGAAATCGCTGAGAAAGGCATGGAAGAAATTCGACACTTCGAGAAGAATCCGCCATGCATGCCAGACATGGATCATCCGATTCATCCTGTCCGCAAAAGCAACGCGTGAAATCGACCAATGTTTCATATAAAATGATTTCCTACGTACAATTGCTTTCCCCGTCTTAATTGATGTCGCAGCATTCTCAATTTTTCATTCGTGTACTCAAACTTTGTAACTGAAACAacatataaaatgaaatataaatgaaGATGATTgtgaatattttatataaaattattctcACATGCAATGATTTCCTCTgacttaaaaaataaatgtatatgCCTACCTTGATATCGCAGCATGCTTCGATTCTCATTCACAAGTGTTGACACtgcaaaaacaaataaaataaaatgtgcacgaaattatgaaaaaaaattaatattactgAGGATGAACAGGTTTTTTATCTAAACGGAAATTGTTGTCAACTTATAAGTCACCTGgtctgaataaaaattaatttcttttgctATGAGTCCTGTTAACAGTGTATCGATACAAAAatcgttgaaataaaatattaaagtgcataaaatctacgATCTAACGAAAATGTTTCAGTAACATAATTACAACATATTAAATGAATCATCAATAAGAAGGAGGGGTACTGATGATTATCAGCCATTATTATTACCTTATTTTAATTACACTTTGAAATTGAATCCCAAAGTCAACAAAGTCTGTCGCCGTTAACGCGATACCTCTATACTAAAAGGAGAAGCGAACAGGTGTATCAGGAGACGCACGGTTCGTTCGACTCCTCTttggaaattataaaaaaatttgacaaTGTGTGCACGGGGGCACGATGAGCAGCGTTTGACACAGGTACACGATGAACGAAAATCGACTTTAGGTGTGTAATTGACTCGCGAGATTGTTAAACGTATACTTGGTGGTAGAAATACAGTGAGAAGATGAATTCCCGTTTTATAATCTGCGATATGAATATAGTTCTAACAATCGAATCTAACAGCATAGAAAGATTGGTAGGCAGTTCCAAGCATTGACACCCGCACCTGAGATCTGAAACTGTACAAGAGCGTTCTATAGTGAAGCACCTCTCGTATCCGAACACCCTTTTTTTCTACCTTCGAAACGATATcgtataaaaatttgaaaaaaatcgtGGACAGCTCGAAATTCACCTTTGAATTTCCCTCTCTTTGTCAGAGATAGACGAGGACTAGTTTGATAAATAGACAGCTATTCTTTAcgcaaataaaaaattgtctacctgaattgcgacaaactgaagtgaaatagaagtTTATTTcagatttaattgaaaatttggtagcagtatttttaaattcttctaacgttttcattgttttaaattacacctattcATAATCCGCTGTGTATAAGTTACACTCTCAGCTTACAGCGCTATTAAATTATTCTAATTAATCGGAACGTTCTAAAACAAAGCCTTCTTTCGTCTCTGAAGTATACAAAAAATgtcaaaattgttttataaaattcgCAAAATAGTCTCGCGCTTTCCAAAAATAGGTGTAcataaaaatacatatatatataaaacgaTCAAGAGCTGATTCGGCTCTCAAAAAAGAATTCGAAAAATCGCCCTCGAAATGTACTTTTTGAATACATCAACATGGAAGTAAAAATAATACCGTATTTAATTGTGTACTCGGTATTCGATTTCTCCTAACGTCCGCGGTCTAAATGATTCGGTATAGAATTCTACGGAAGATTTTTAGCAGCCGGAAAAATACAGGACGtgcgaatatttaaacaaacggTCAGTCTTCGCGGTCTCTATTTGCATAAAGACAATTATCATCATCATGATGATCATTTGATTGTTCTGTTATCGGAACACCTTTGTTTCTCTATGGATTCGGATACGAGAGGTTCTATCGTATACGAACGAATTTGTTGAAGTTGTACGCACGCTCCtcgaaaataaattgttcaacAATAAATTTACGTATTCCCGTAGGAAAATTTCTTCTACCAAGTATACAAGTCGGCGAAGACGTGTCCGGATGTCACGCGATCAGGAAATTCGTAACTTAATCTCGACTATCGACGGTAACAATTGCGCTCGGTACAATTATATGCGTAATACAAGAACACCAGGAGTAATTCTACCCTTCTCTGAACCTATAGTTTAAAT
This window harbors:
- the Gfzf gene encoding GST-containing FLYWCH zinc-finger protein, with the protein product MKLYAVSDGPPSLACRQALKALGIDYELVDVDFGKGEHMTKEYEKLNPQKEIPVLVDGDLVMGESNAILQYLGDKYDKDGKLYPKDAKARAIVNHRLCFNLAMYYRNISEYVMAPIFFDYERTPLGLKKITIALDAFETYLKRENFEYAAGNTLTIADFPLITATLCLEAIDFKLDQWPHIQKWYNNFKRKYPELWEIAEKGMEEIRHFEKNPPCMPDMDHPIHPVRKSNA